In one window of Mercurialis annua linkage group LG4, ddMerAnnu1.2, whole genome shotgun sequence DNA:
- the LOC126678307 gene encoding uncharacterized protein LOC126678307 — MTHISTHAIQGGESTQISHGMIIEVLSIIRHVLVIKENKDHNRIRATSRVKETFTNRKIGHNIHLMAIALQIRNQGGLPFTTEANPREQVKAITLRSSKVLPEAHAEKVILEEENEQCEEKEPEKVVTKPTPLPPYIPKIPFPQRLKKPKDTWKFHQFLETFKKLQINISLADALREMPHNVKFLKDIITNKRSWEADGTVPMTKNCISIILRNFPTKLRDPGSFTIPCTIGNMQSINCLCNLGASINLMPLSLFRSMFGDQQVQATPMMLQLADHSLKKPHGIVDDVLVKVNKFIFHVDFVVLDYAADKYCPMILGRPFMNTGRALINVHDGKLTLMIGEESVDFDMKKITRHPNTEEKCMHIDMVDELVISLKKCRTKAGPRIPGRLRPGKVAFCTFLKVPEVLMSTHRPFISDTSLIHTQKGIFLGLHSKT; from the exons ATGACCCATATTTCAACACATGCAATCCAGGGTGGAGAATCCACCCAAATTTCTCATGGAATGATAATAGAAGTACTATCCATAATCAGGCATGTCCTAGTTATCAAGGAGAACAAAGACCACAACAGAATCAGGGCAACTTCCAGAGTCAAGGAAACTTTCACCAACAGAAAAATAGGCCACAATATCCACCTG ATGGCTATAGCACTACAGATTCGAAATCAAGGAGGATTGCCATTCACCACTGAGGCAAATCCAAGAGAGCAAGTCAAGGCGATAACACTAAGGAGTTCAAAAGTCTTGCCTGAAGCTCATGCAGAGAAGGTTATATTAGAGGAAGAAAATGAGCAGTGTGAGGAAAAGGAACCTGAAAAGGTAGTCACTAAGCCTACTCCACTACCTCCTTATATACCGAAAATACCATTCCCACAGCGATTGAAGAAGCCGAAAGATACTTGGAAGTTTCATCAGTTTTTAGAAACTTTCAAGAAGCTGCAAATCAACATCAGTTTGGCTGACGCATTACGAGAAATGCCACATAATGTCAAGTTTTTAAAAGACATCATCACCAACAAACGGAGTTGGGAGGCGGATGGTACAGTACCCATGACAAAGAACTGCATCTCAATTATCCTGAGAAATTTCCCGACAAAGCTTcgggatccagggagttttactATCCCTTGTACTATTGGTAACATGCAGTCTATTAATTGTCTATGCAATTTAGGTGCTAGTATCAATTTGATGCCCTTATCTCTTTTCCGCAgtatgtttggtgatcaacaggTACAAGCTACTCCAATGATGTTACAATTGGCAGATCACTCTCTGAAGAAGCCACATGGGATTGTGGATGATGTTCTGGTTAAGGTTAACAAATTTATATTCCATGTGGATTTTGTTGTCCTCGACTATGCAGCCGACAAGTATTGCCCGATGATCTTGGGGCGACCATTCATGAACACCGGTAGAGCTCTTATTAATGTACATGATGGCAAACTGACTTTGATGATTGGGGAGGAGAGCGTTGATTTTGACATGAAGAAAATTACACGCCATCCCAATACTGAAGAGAAATGTATGCATATTGACATGGTGGACGAGTTAGTGATAAGT CTGAAAAAGTGTCGCACAAAGGCCGGCCCACGAATTCCGGGCCGGCTAAGGCCTGGAAAAGTTGCGTTTTGTACATTTTTGAAGGTTCCAGAAGTTTTGATGAGCACTCATAGACCTTTCATAAGCGACACATCTTTGATTCACACTCAAAAAGggatcttccttggcttgcACTCAAAGACATGA